A genome region from Nocardia sp. NBC_00565 includes the following:
- a CDS encoding amino acid ABC transporter permease → MSSPETTSAPGDNTGPGGPIDSAEPEPIKAVPLRRPGRWIAAAIILALLGLFIYGAATNSAYGWGTYRKYLFDSRIASGAVVTLELTVLAMAIAVALGTVLAVMRLSPNPVLRSAAWVYLWIFRGTPVFVQLVFWGLFPSLYKSIQLGVPFGPEFVRIDVQGLQAAFTFAVIGLGLNEAAYMAEIVRAGINSVGEGQREASTALGMSWSQTMRRTVLPQAMRVIIPPTGNELIGMLKTTSLVTAIPLSTDLYGRARDIYGVNFQPIPLLLVTATWYLAVTSVLMVGQYYLERYYSRGASRQLTAKQLQELADAQTIVKAK, encoded by the coding sequence ATGTCATCTCCTGAGACCACGTCGGCGCCCGGCGACAACACCGGGCCCGGCGGGCCGATCGACTCGGCAGAACCGGAGCCGATCAAGGCCGTTCCACTACGCAGGCCGGGCCGCTGGATCGCCGCGGCGATCATCCTCGCCCTGCTCGGGCTCTTCATCTACGGCGCGGCCACCAACTCCGCGTACGGCTGGGGGACCTACCGGAAGTACCTGTTCGACAGCCGGATCGCCTCCGGTGCGGTGGTCACCCTGGAGCTCACCGTGCTGGCGATGGCCATTGCCGTCGCACTCGGCACGGTGCTCGCGGTGATGCGCCTGTCGCCGAATCCGGTGCTGCGCTCGGCGGCCTGGGTATATCTCTGGATCTTCCGTGGCACACCGGTTTTCGTGCAGTTGGTGTTCTGGGGTCTGTTCCCGTCGCTGTACAAGTCGATCCAGCTCGGCGTGCCGTTCGGACCCGAATTCGTGCGGATCGATGTGCAGGGATTGCAGGCCGCGTTCACCTTCGCGGTGATCGGCCTCGGTCTGAACGAGGCCGCGTATATGGCCGAAATCGTCCGTGCCGGAATCAATTCCGTCGGTGAGGGGCAGCGCGAGGCCTCGACGGCGCTCGGTATGTCGTGGTCGCAGACCATGCGCAGGACCGTACTGCCGCAGGCGATGCGGGTGATCATCCCGCCGACCGGCAACGAGCTCATCGGCATGCTGAAGACCACCTCACTGGTCACCGCGATCCCGTTGAGTACCGACCTGTACGGACGAGCCCGTGATATCTACGGCGTGAACTTCCAGCCGATTCCGCTGCTGTTGGTCACGGCCACTTGGTATCTCGCGGTCACCAGCGTGTTGATGGTCGGGCAGTACTACCTGGAGCGCTACTACTCGCGGGGTGCCTCGCGGCAGCTGACCGCCAAGCAGCTGCAGGAACTGGCCGACGCTCAGACGATTGTGAAGGCGAAATGA
- a CDS encoding LysR family transcriptional regulator, translated as MELRQLRYFVTVVEEANFTRAAARLHLAQPGLSAQIRQLERELGQQLLDRGSRSVTLTEVGAAVLPHARTALAAAERVTATVDEFTGLLRGHVRVGCVSGTASEDFDIATVLADFHDDHPQVGISLTEDTSENMLAAVRGGELDIALIGLTGAEIGDDIGVDVVLDTPVVAAVAADGGSGRITLAELRDHPLICLPRGTGIRGVLDRACAAAGFEPDVAFEAAAPPLLLLLAARGLGIAVVPALTPTEAEAFGVRVRPIIEPELHGQLALAWRRDRPDSPAAKVLLGQLRIGLSGS; from the coding sequence ATGGAACTGCGACAGCTGCGCTACTTCGTGACCGTGGTCGAGGAGGCCAACTTCACCCGCGCCGCCGCCCGGTTACATCTGGCGCAGCCCGGCCTCAGCGCGCAGATCCGCCAGCTCGAACGCGAACTGGGACAACAACTGCTCGATCGGGGCAGTCGTTCGGTGACGTTGACCGAGGTGGGCGCGGCAGTGCTACCGCATGCCAGGACCGCGCTCGCGGCGGCTGAGCGGGTCACCGCGACGGTGGACGAGTTCACCGGACTACTGCGCGGACACGTCCGCGTCGGATGCGTCTCGGGTACCGCGAGCGAGGATTTCGATATCGCCACGGTGCTGGCGGATTTTCACGACGATCACCCGCAGGTCGGCATCAGCCTGACCGAGGACACCTCCGAGAATATGCTGGCGGCGGTGCGCGGCGGAGAATTGGATATCGCGTTGATCGGGTTGACCGGCGCGGAGATCGGCGACGATATCGGCGTCGACGTGGTGCTCGATACGCCAGTGGTAGCGGCGGTCGCGGCGGACGGGGGAAGCGGCCGGATCACGCTGGCCGAGCTGCGCGACCACCCGCTGATCTGCCTGCCACGCGGAACCGGAATCCGGGGTGTGCTCGATCGTGCTTGTGCCGCAGCGGGATTCGAGCCCGACGTCGCCTTCGAGGCCGCCGCTCCCCCGCTACTGCTCCTGCTGGCCGCCCGCGGCCTCGGCATCGCGGTGGTGCCCGCGCTCACGCCGACCGAGGCCGAGGCGTTCGGCGTACGGGTGCGACCGATCATCGAACCGGAGCTACATGGACAGCTCGCACTGGCGTGGCGGCGGGATCGTCCGGACAGCCCGGCCGCGAAAGTCCTACTCGGACAACTCCGTATCGGATTGAGCGGTAGCTGA
- a CDS encoding amino acid ABC transporter ATP-binding protein, which translates to MIVADRVCKNFGALQVLKGISLEVGRGDVLCLIGPSGSGKSTFLRCINHLEQVNAGRLYVDGDLIGYREKGGKLYELHPRDAAKQRRDIGMVFQHFNLFPHRTALENIVEAPIQVKGIRKADAVARAHELLDRVGMGDKANAYPAQLSGGQQQRVAIARALAMDPKLMLFDEPTSALDPELVGEVLGVMRELAADGMTMVVVTHEMGFAREVADQLVFMDGGVVVEAGNPREVLADPKHERTKAFLSRLL; encoded by the coding sequence ATGATCGTCGCGGATCGGGTGTGCAAGAACTTCGGTGCGCTGCAGGTGCTCAAGGGCATCTCGCTCGAGGTCGGGCGTGGCGATGTGCTCTGCCTGATCGGGCCGTCGGGTTCGGGCAAGTCGACCTTCCTGCGCTGCATCAACCACCTCGAGCAGGTGAACGCGGGGCGGCTCTATGTCGACGGTGATCTCATCGGCTATCGCGAAAAGGGCGGCAAGCTCTACGAACTGCACCCGCGCGACGCGGCCAAGCAGCGTCGCGATATCGGCATGGTGTTCCAGCACTTCAACCTGTTCCCGCATCGGACGGCGCTGGAGAACATCGTCGAGGCGCCGATCCAGGTGAAGGGTATCCGCAAGGCCGATGCGGTGGCTCGCGCGCACGAGCTGCTGGATCGAGTCGGCATGGGAGACAAGGCGAATGCCTATCCCGCGCAGCTCTCCGGCGGCCAGCAGCAGCGCGTCGCCATCGCCCGCGCGCTGGCCATGGATCCCAAGCTGATGCTCTTCGACGAGCCGACCTCGGCGCTGGATCCGGAGCTGGTCGGCGAGGTGCTCGGCGTCATGCGCGAACTCGCCGCCGACGGTATGACGATGGTGGTCGTGACCCACGAAATGGGTTTCGCCCGTGAGGTTGCCGACCAACTGGTGTTCATGGACGGCGGTGTCGTCGTCGAGGCGGGTAATCCGCGCGAAGTGCTCGCGGACCCGAAACATGAACGCACCAAAGCGTTCCTGTCGCGGCTGCTCTGA
- a CDS encoding toxin-antitoxin system HicB family antitoxin: MAERKKILLRLDPAVHEAVAQWAADDLRSINAQIEYALRLALKQAGRGPKPKPAAE; the protein is encoded by the coding sequence ATGGCCGAGCGCAAGAAGATCTTGCTACGCCTGGACCCCGCGGTGCACGAGGCCGTCGCCCAATGGGCCGCCGACGACCTGCGCAGCATCAACGCCCAGATCGAATACGCGCTGCGGCTCGCCTTGAAACAGGCGGGCCGCGGCCCGAAGCCGAAACCGGCCGCGGAGTAG
- a CDS encoding 2'-5' RNA ligase family protein encodes MVQSVELLLDDAADAEIRRQWQLLADAGIPSLAGKTTETNRPHITVAVARQIWPRIDHALDQLSFRPIPVRLGGLLVFGARNPILVRLVVPSEQLIALQRRIFAAVAPCPGIPANLHPDEWTPHVTLAKRVATQYLGEAIHAVARDRDFPATVVGIRRWDGDQRREWPIARGR; translated from the coding sequence ATGGTGCAGTCGGTCGAATTGCTGTTGGACGACGCGGCCGATGCGGAGATCCGGCGGCAGTGGCAGTTGCTCGCGGACGCGGGCATCCCGAGCCTCGCGGGCAAGACCACCGAGACCAATCGGCCGCATATCACCGTCGCCGTGGCCAGACAGATCTGGCCGCGCATCGATCACGCACTCGACCAGCTGAGCTTCCGGCCGATTCCGGTGCGCCTCGGCGGGCTGCTGGTATTCGGCGCGCGCAATCCGATCCTGGTCCGGCTGGTGGTGCCCTCGGAGCAGCTGATCGCGCTGCAGCGGCGCATCTTCGCCGCGGTGGCGCCGTGCCCCGGCATCCCGGCGAATCTGCATCCCGACGAATGGACACCGCACGTCACGCTGGCCAAACGGGTGGCGACCCAATATCTGGGTGAGGCCATCCACGCGGTTGCCCGAGATCGCGATTTCCCGGCGACCGTGGTGGGTATACGGCGTTGGGACGGCGACCAACGGCGTGAGTGGCCGATCGCCCGTGGAAGATAG
- a CDS encoding cold-shock protein: MQGTVKWFNADKGFGFIAPDDQSADVFVHFSAISEAGFRSLNDDQRVEFEVTQGPKGPQAENVRPL, encoded by the coding sequence ATGCAGGGCACTGTCAAATGGTTCAACGCGGATAAGGGGTTCGGCTTCATTGCCCCGGACGATCAGAGCGCGGACGTCTTCGTCCACTTCAGCGCGATCTCGGAAGCCGGTTTCCGGAGTCTGAATGACGATCAACGAGTCGAGTTCGAGGTAACACAGGGGCCGAAGGGTCCGCAGGCGGAAAACGTCCGACCGCTCTGA
- a CDS encoding FAD-binding oxidoreductase: MGNTAEQIIDTTAFTGPVFRPGDTGYDAEIAGFQAAYTHRPALVVGAVHAEDVRSAVEYAARHGLPVAVQATGHGLSVAAAGGVLISTRRMTDIRIDPEARIARVAAGVRAGALVEAAAQYGLAPLNGSSPSVGVVGYSLGGGLGLLARQFGYAGDHVRIIELVTADGRVRMLTPGDELFGAVLGSGGNFGVVTALELELVPIATVYGGQVVFDAPLVEQALEAWKDWTATVPEELTSTVTVLTFPPIPQVPEPLRGRYVASIRIAYNGSAEEGERLVAPLRAVGDRLKDDLRVMPYTESHTIHSDPDHPHAYAATNALLGEFTGETLSALLTATEPIQAVVDIRHLGGALRRGGPAGIAVDNRDAEYVVRVITMPGPDAGDAVPAEHAVVRAALAPWTVGHSLNFLYGAGAAADEAQTRGGYTPDTYARLSALKAKYDPRNMFRFNRNIEPAD; encoded by the coding sequence ATGGGAAACACCGCCGAACAGATCATCGACACCACCGCCTTCACCGGCCCGGTCTTCCGCCCCGGCGATACCGGATACGATGCGGAGATCGCAGGCTTCCAGGCCGCGTACACCCATCGCCCCGCGCTCGTCGTCGGCGCGGTGCACGCCGAGGATGTCCGCAGTGCGGTGGAATACGCCGCGCGCCATGGACTTCCGGTGGCGGTGCAGGCCACCGGGCACGGGCTCTCGGTAGCGGCCGCGGGCGGCGTACTGATCAGCACCCGCAGGATGACCGATATTCGTATCGACCCGGAGGCCCGGATCGCTCGCGTCGCAGCCGGAGTGCGGGCCGGTGCGCTGGTCGAGGCCGCCGCGCAATACGGGCTGGCACCGTTGAACGGCTCCTCGCCCTCCGTCGGCGTCGTCGGCTACAGCCTGGGCGGTGGATTGGGCCTGCTGGCACGACAATTCGGCTATGCGGGCGACCATGTGCGCATCATCGAGCTCGTCACCGCGGACGGGCGGGTCCGCATGCTGACCCCTGGCGACGAACTCTTCGGCGCGGTGCTCGGCAGCGGCGGCAACTTCGGCGTGGTGACCGCGCTGGAATTGGAACTCGTGCCGATCGCCACCGTCTACGGCGGCCAGGTGGTCTTCGACGCGCCGTTGGTCGAGCAGGCGCTGGAAGCGTGGAAGGACTGGACCGCAACGGTTCCCGAGGAGCTGACCTCGACGGTCACCGTGCTGACCTTCCCGCCCATCCCGCAGGTCCCCGAACCGTTGCGCGGCCGCTACGTCGCGTCGATTCGGATCGCCTACAACGGATCCGCCGAGGAAGGCGAGCGTTTGGTCGCCCCGCTGCGCGCCGTCGGCGATCGCCTGAAGGATGACCTGCGGGTCATGCCGTACACCGAATCGCACACCATCCACAGCGATCCGGACCATCCGCACGCATACGCCGCCACCAATGCGTTGCTGGGGGAGTTCACCGGAGAAACGTTGTCCGCCTTGCTCACTGCCACCGAGCCGATCCAGGCCGTCGTCGATATCCGGCACCTCGGTGGCGCGTTGCGCAGGGGCGGGCCCGCGGGTATCGCCGTCGACAACCGCGACGCCGAATACGTCGTTCGCGTCATCACCATGCCCGGACCCGATGCGGGTGACGCGGTGCCCGCGGAGCACGCGGTGGTCCGCGCGGCGCTGGCACCCTGGACCGTCGGCCACAGCCTCAACTTTCTCTACGGCGCGGGTGCCGCCGCCGACGAAGCGCAGACCCGGGGCGGCTACACGCCGGACACCTACGCCCGCCTCAGCGCGCTGAAGGCAAAGTACGACCCGCGCAACATGTTCCGCTTCAACCGCAATATCGAACCCGCCGATTGA
- a CDS encoding SPFH domain-containing protein, with translation MKFRSAFHLNGFLVLLSWFVLTLLIGGGAIAGYAAAANNDNVPALVGAIIATVVVVVLLLLATGLTVVNPNEAKVVQFFGRYIGSLSEPGFFSVVPLSDRRSISLKVRNFETQKLKVNDADGNPVEIAAVVVYRVVDSFKAAFSVDDYEEYVATQSEAAVRHLATTHPYDAHEQNTTSLRDGAEVAEELTIELRERTDLAGIEVVEARITHLAYAPEIAQAMLVRQQAAQIVAARTRIVEGAVGMVALALARLSEQGVVELDEERKAAMVSNLLVVLCGDRATQPVVNTGSLYS, from the coding sequence ATGAAGTTTCGCTCGGCGTTCCACCTCAACGGCTTTCTGGTGCTGCTGTCGTGGTTTGTGCTCACGCTCCTGATCGGCGGCGGCGCGATCGCCGGCTATGCGGCGGCCGCGAACAACGACAATGTGCCCGCCCTGGTCGGCGCGATCATCGCGACCGTCGTGGTGGTCGTGCTCCTGCTGTTGGCCACCGGCCTCACCGTGGTGAATCCCAACGAGGCCAAGGTCGTCCAGTTCTTCGGCCGCTATATCGGATCGCTCAGCGAACCCGGCTTCTTCTCGGTGGTGCCGCTGTCGGACCGCCGCAGCATCTCGCTGAAGGTGCGCAACTTCGAGACCCAGAAGCTGAAGGTCAACGACGCCGACGGCAATCCGGTGGAGATCGCCGCCGTCGTGGTCTACCGGGTGGTCGATAGCTTCAAGGCCGCGTTCTCGGTCGATGACTACGAGGAATACGTGGCGACCCAATCCGAGGCGGCCGTTCGCCACCTGGCCACCACCCACCCGTACGACGCGCACGAGCAGAACACCACCAGCCTGCGCGACGGCGCCGAGGTGGCCGAGGAACTGACCATCGAACTGCGCGAGCGCACGGATTTGGCGGGTATCGAGGTCGTCGAGGCCAGGATCACCCACCTCGCCTACGCGCCGGAGATCGCCCAGGCCATGCTCGTGCGCCAGCAGGCCGCGCAGATAGTCGCCGCCCGCACCCGCATCGTCGAGGGCGCGGTCGGCATGGTCGCTTTGGCGCTGGCCCGGCTCTCCGAACAGGGCGTGGTCGAACTCGACGAGGAGCGCAAGGCGGCCATGGTCTCCAACCTCCTGGTCGTGCTCTGCGGTGATCGAGCCACCCAGCCCGTCGTCAACACCGGCTCGCTCTACTCCTGA
- a CDS encoding isocitrate/isopropylmalate dehydrogenase family protein produces MNDATQRSATPLRLGLIDGDGIGPEVVRATRAVVDEAMSAAGATPVYWVPLLMGHRAIEEFGDPLPEQTCTALDELDAWILGPHDNAAYPPEHRAAVAPGGAIRKRFGLYANIRPARAFAGIKATAPDIDLVIVRENSEGFYADRNMFAGSGEFRPTPDVAMAVGVVTRQACERIAHEAFRLAAARRKRVTIVHKANVLPMTMGLFRDVCRDIAHAYPGIEVDDEHVDATAAHLVRAARDYDVLVTENLFGDILSDLAAELSGSLGIAASLNCSATKAMAQAVHGAAPTLAGHNRANPAALQLSAAMLLHWLGIRDNNRALLSAGERIERAVATTFAAGIATADLGGLASTSEFTEQVAARVHRR; encoded by the coding sequence GTGAACGATGCGACGCAACGTAGCGCCACGCCCCTGCGGCTCGGCCTGATCGACGGCGACGGCATCGGCCCGGAGGTGGTCCGGGCCACCCGCGCCGTCGTCGACGAGGCCATGTCCGCGGCGGGCGCGACCCCGGTGTACTGGGTGCCCTTGTTGATGGGGCACCGCGCCATCGAGGAATTCGGCGATCCGCTGCCCGAGCAAACCTGTACGGCGCTGGACGAACTCGACGCCTGGATCCTCGGTCCGCACGACAATGCCGCCTACCCACCCGAGCATCGCGCCGCCGTAGCGCCCGGCGGCGCCATCCGTAAACGCTTCGGCCTCTACGCCAACATCCGCCCGGCCCGCGCCTTTGCCGGTATCAAGGCGACCGCGCCCGATATTGATCTGGTGATAGTCCGGGAGAACAGTGAGGGCTTCTACGCCGACCGCAATATGTTCGCCGGGTCCGGCGAGTTTCGGCCGACACCCGACGTCGCGATGGCGGTCGGTGTGGTCACTCGGCAAGCGTGCGAGCGGATCGCGCACGAAGCCTTTCGGCTGGCGGCCGCGCGCCGCAAGCGGGTGACCATCGTGCACAAGGCCAACGTGCTGCCCATGACCATGGGTCTGTTCCGCGACGTCTGCCGTGATATCGCTCACGCCTATCCGGGCATCGAGGTCGATGATGAACATGTCGACGCGACCGCCGCCCATCTGGTCCGCGCCGCTCGCGACTACGACGTGCTGGTGACCGAGAACCTCTTCGGCGACATCCTTTCCGATCTCGCGGCAGAGTTGAGCGGATCACTGGGCATCGCCGCGTCACTGAACTGCTCGGCGACCAAGGCGATGGCCCAGGCCGTGCACGGCGCCGCACCGACCCTCGCCGGACACAACCGCGCAAACCCGGCCGCACTGCAGCTCTCGGCGGCAATGTTGTTGCACTGGCTGGGAATTCGCGATAACAACCGCGCGCTGCTGAGCGCCGGCGAACGCATCGAACGCGCCGTGGCGACCACCTTCGCCGCCGGCATCGCCACCGCAGACCTCGGTGGCCTCGCCTCGACCAGCGAATTCACCGAGCAGGTCGCCGCCCGCGTGCACCGGCGCTGA
- a CDS encoding ABC transporter substrate-binding protein, with translation MCVLAGGALVLTGCSNSEDNSPTVAKVSGVDKVDAAAALLPDKIKQSGKLVIGTNIPYQPNEYKDPSGKIVGFDVDMMDAVAATLGLKAEYLESSFEKIIPAIQAGTYDVGMSSITDSKEREQSVDFTTYFNAGSQWAQQAGKPIDPDNACGKRVAVQATTVQDTDEIPARSKKCEEQGKPAIDKKPFDEQSAATNALVLGQVDAMSADSPVTAYAIKKSDGKIEAAGKVFDSAPYGWAIPKGSALGKALQAAVQHLIDNGKYLEITKNWGVQEGAITKSVINGAES, from the coding sequence ATGTGCGTGCTCGCCGGCGGTGCGCTGGTGTTGACGGGCTGTAGTAACTCCGAGGACAACTCGCCCACGGTCGCGAAGGTTTCCGGTGTCGACAAGGTCGACGCGGCCGCCGCGCTGCTCCCGGACAAGATCAAGCAGTCGGGCAAGCTCGTCATCGGAACGAACATCCCCTACCAGCCCAACGAGTACAAGGATCCCAGCGGCAAGATCGTCGGCTTCGATGTCGACATGATGGATGCGGTCGCCGCGACCCTCGGTCTCAAGGCCGAATACCTCGAATCCTCCTTCGAGAAGATCATTCCCGCGATCCAGGCGGGCACCTACGACGTCGGCATGTCCTCCATCACCGACTCCAAGGAACGCGAACAGAGCGTCGACTTCACCACCTACTTCAACGCGGGCAGCCAGTGGGCGCAGCAGGCAGGTAAGCCGATCGACCCGGACAACGCCTGCGGTAAGCGGGTCGCGGTGCAGGCCACCACGGTTCAGGACACCGACGAGATCCCGGCCCGCAGCAAGAAGTGCGAGGAGCAGGGCAAGCCCGCCATCGATAAGAAGCCGTTCGACGAGCAGAGCGCGGCGACCAACGCCCTGGTGCTCGGCCAGGTCGACGCGATGTCGGCGGATTCGCCGGTGACCGCGTACGCGATCAAGAAGAGCGACGGCAAGATCGAGGCGGCCGGCAAGGTCTTCGACTCCGCCCCCTACGGCTGGGCCATCCCGAAGGGCTCGGCGCTCGGCAAGGCGCTGCAGGCCGCCGTCCAGCACCTGATCGATAACGGCAAATACCTGGAGATCACCAAGAATTGGGGTGTACAGGAAGGCGCGATCACCAAGTCGGTCATCAACGGCGCCGAGAGCTGA